In Zingiber officinale cultivar Zhangliang chromosome 1A, Zo_v1.1, whole genome shotgun sequence, the DNA window GGATATCATTGTAAAAACTTCAGGTTGTGAACCGTGGTTAGGAACAAAATCTCATCCTTACAAGAAAAAGCATGTGGCCAGCATCATTAGCAATGCAGCATTCCAACCATTGCTTGGAGTCTTTGAGTTTGACCTAAGAATACAAGTTTAGTCTCCAATGATCAAAATGTAATGATGCTGCTCTCAGCTTGTCTCTCATTCTTCCATTTCATCAGCAGATGGTGGATTCTCCACCTCGCTACCACTGTTAAAGTAATCTTTGACAGAATCATCGTCAATATTGTATTTCAGAAATTTCAACTGTGATCCGGATTCTTCGTTTGCATGTTCCCTTTGCTTTCTCCTCTTCTTGCTCACGTCAGTTTTCATAGAATGAGCAGCCGTGAGAAATGCAACTTCTGCTGTTCCCATGTCATCATCTTTCATAGCTTCGTTTTCAACTCTTCCTTTATTATCGAAGAAGAAAAGATCATCATCTGCTGTGTTGGTTCCTGAATTGAACTTTGTAGCATCATCGTCATGAGATTCCTCAAACATCACTTTGTTACACAGTTCCAAAATGTCATCTTCAAAAAGCTTAAGCCCTCGTTCTTCAAGAACCACAAACCACTCTACAAGTTGAAACAAAGTTCTAACATTAACTAGAACACAACTTAAAGTCACGATGTGATAATATTCAAAATACTAACTGAGAAGCCCTTGAGGTGTGTTAGCACTGGGTCGGTTGTGTTCATCCAAGCGAATCTGATGAGTGGCCCATTTGACCAAGGCATTTGGAACACAGGATGTTGTGAATGCATTAGTATAGGATATAGCTTTGTTATAATCTCTTTTACCCCTGCAACGACAATGAATTTCAGCACTAATTCTACCTTCGTCTACAAATATCTGCAGTCTCAAAATGGCTTGTATTCACCTGACTGAACGAATGGCTTCATGAGTAACAATCAGTCTTCTCATTATAAGATTCATCAACGAGTCATTGAAGTTTTCTACTTTAAATCCTGGATTTATGAAAGAATAATCCACTAAAATCACAGAATCATAGAGGACATTTCGTATCAGGCTTTCATCTTTCGAACTCTGAGGAAAAAAAACTTGCATTAGAAAAAGAATACGATTGAAATGTAGCCCATTAAGTTACATCAGATTACCCttgaaatgaaattgaaaatatcTAGTAGTCGATTGATGTTATGATTAAACAAAAAATATTTAGCATGAAAATAGACTGATATACTCGTAAATCGTAATAGATCTAGAGTTATGAGACTTTAAGTTTATTCACTAGTGAAAAGGTCGGATAATTTACAAGATAACTGCTTATCCAGACTCGCATACCATATGAAACCAAAGTTACAGTTTAAGCATAATATGATCTGTTTTACTTGGCCTCACATTTTCTTGATGCTACTTGTAGCTCTAACCTACTTGAAATCAAAAGTCCAATTTTCAAAGAACAACTTTCCCTACAAGCAATGACTAGTTCATTTTTGTTGTGGACATTAATAGACGGgcataaaatattcaaaatccaAGCAATGACTAGTTCATGATCCTGCTTGTGATCAAGCAAATATCACCAAATTATATCAAGATTATAAAGCTGGTTCTTGAGGCAAGCATAGCTAAATAATTCATCTGCAAGCTATCTAGGATATCCTGTATATCAATTTTCAGTTCATTCACAAAGCAAGATCAACTATGGAGAATGTTGGTAAATATTACATCACGTTGAAATTCTTAGTTATGTCTCATTCATTGTCTTTGACTAGCACACTTACCAAGATGGTAATAACTGGCAGTGGCGGCTTCAGTAGCAGTCTCAGTAGTATATCTGTTTATGAAGGTCAGAAGTCAGATAAGAATCACAATCTGCCAAGGGAACATCTATCAAATCTAGGGAATGAAATAACACTTAGAACCAATTTAGGCAGTGAATAAGGTGCTGAAGAACTAAAGCTTTCAACAATAACATGAAACTGACAGCATCATAAACTATAGTAAGACACAACAAAAACTATTGGTACATTCAAAGTTCAGATACATACTGAAATTAGATCGTATAAGCAAGTGTAGTAGCTTAGCATGATAATCTTCACACTATTATAAATCAACAGACCATCTAAGCTGAAGTTCCTTGTATGTTGAAATACTACAAATTTAGCTCAAGACTGAGCAGTTAAATCTTTCACATGAATTTGAAGTATGGGAAAGAAACTTACCAAAGAAAACACAGTTTTGAAACACAGATATTGAACTGACACTCCATATTGTCAGTTCCTTCTGTAAGTCTGGCCTTGGCAAACCATCCACCTGAACCTTCAGTGCCAAATTTAGAAAGAATGTCTCTGCCGCAACAGCACCAGCCAAATATCCAATTCCACACTTTTCTTGCTTGAAGAATGCACAAATTTCATCACTGAGACAAGGAAACAGAACATTCAAATCATCTCCTTTCTCACAATGCTGCAGTGTCCACACCCTAACTATATCCATAAAACAAGGCAGCAAGTAGCCATCAGAAAGCTCTTGACCATTAGAACTCCTACCACTACAAATGCTAACGTAGCTGATAACTGCCTCTGCCAAACTATCTATCTCCTTTCTCAACTTCTTCGCCACTTTCCCAGACAGCTTCTTTTCCTCTCTTACAAAGTAATATAGCTCCGAAACAACTGGAGCAAGCAAGGCCACGCTCTTTGGGCCATTGCACGAAGCGGAGCACGCCGAAAGAAGCTGAAGAAGGTCTCTCACCGCAAAAATTCGATCAAAAACGTCCCTTTTCGACCGGATTGCTTCGTGGTAGCCAAGAGCAGAGTAAAACCAGATTACCTCGAGCGGCGGATCGACGCTGGACTGGATCAGGCGGAAGAAAATCGGTCGGAAGGCGGAGAAGTCATAGGACTCCTTCGTAACTTCAATGAGGAACCGTTCGATGGATTCTTCGAGCATTGTCTGGAAGTTAGTGACGGTGAGAGGGCCACAGGCGAGCGATTCGACCGGAGCAGGAGATTCGAGGATGATCGGGTCCATTGGAAGTGGTGGGCTTCAGATGTTACTAGGGATCGAGTAGTCGTGGGCGGGCTGGAGgctataaaccctaaccctagtttctccgATCGGTTTTCGGGGGAAAATTTGATTCGGAAAAGGGCCGTTTTTCACTGGCTGGGGAATTTTCCAATTTATCCTTAAACTTCTCAAATTCCGCCCTTTTACATTTTGAGGACAGAATTATGAGAAATATAATTTCAATCAAGATTTTTTCGGATCCTAGTATAGGCCAAGTGAAACTATCATAACGGGTCGGATCATAGTCTTCTTGAAGCTTTGATCCAAAGACCAGGTAATCTAAATAGGCACGTATCAAGTCGCGAGGTGGCGGAGAGCAGAAGACGAGCAATGGCGTCGCGCTTCCAGTCCTCCCCCTCTTcgttcctttttcttcttctcttgctctcttcttctcttccccaTTCCCTCGCTTCCTCGAAGAAGCCGCCCGCGGCTGCTCGAAAGGGCGACATCCCCTTCATCAAGTGCCAGGTCTGTGAGAAGATCTCCCATCAAATTATACATCAGGTGAAGCAAAAGGAGTCTCAGATTTCGCCAAAGAAGGTTCTTATTTTCTCGACTCTTTGTTCAAGTTCTTTCTCATTTGCGCCCGCTTTTCCTCTATCTAAGTAGATCTGGGTTGATTGGTTTGGTGCTGGATTAGGTTTCGGAGCTCCAGATCATTGAAATAGCTGAAAATATTTGTAATCTGAAGAAAGAAGAGTCGGATTGGATTCTCCAGATTGACCTTGTTGAGAAAGGCGATAAATTGGAGGTACGTGCAGGAAATTCACTAAGCCGCAGTTAGCTTGTTTAACTTGTTATATACTagcatatataaaaatataatctgTCTTGTTCCATTGATTGGATAGTTACTACATTTTAAGGCTTCTTTCTGGAAGCGGTACAATATAGAGATTGAGGAATTACAATTTCAACGCTCTAACGAATTCATTGATGCAAGGATGGTATTCTGGGATTGGTTTCTTTGTTACCTGGGGCTGTTTAAATTCTCTATCACATTTGTTCAATCCCtcgttttacatgctgttagatCTCTCTGCAAACCCTTGTCCCGGTGTAtgtattttgacttccaggtgtAAATGTGTAATAATCTTGCTATGTATTTAGTTTATGTGGAACTCAATAAGGAGATATGTATTAGTTAAGTGATTGAGCTCAATTATAAATTATGATAACCCCTAAAACCTGTTGGTTGCGCACTACCCTTATTATCTTGGCAAAAGTTTTTTCTTCCTGTTTTTCAGAAATACACAAATTGTTAGTTTTAATTCTTCCCCTTTCCTTTTCATTCCAAGCCACTTCTTGGCACCATTAGTTGGTTTCCTTACTGATATATATTTTTGACCCAATATACTCCTCTTTTGTAATTGTTAACTAGATTTTGCATTTTCCAGCTGATTGAGCAAGGTGTTGAAGGATTATGTAATTCAGAATGTAAAACCATTGAGCGTGCTTGTCAAGAGGTATCATACATTTCTTCCATCTGATGTAAACGTTGTTTGGGCAATGGAAAATATCAAATGTAGTTGTTTTATATAGATTCCTTTCATCAAACTGAGTATTGTTTTTACTGCTTTAGTTGAGCATTTCAACAAACAGTTAATGATCAATAATCCTTCTTTTTGTCCATCATTGATATAATGAAACTCAGGTTCTTGCCCTATGTTGTTGGCTGCAGTAGTTATGACCTATCACTCTACATTTACTTTGGGAAGAATCTCTATTAAGTATGGCATATAAATGCAGTGATGATGTGCTCTCATGGAAAGGTTTGATATTGTTCCATTGCCTAAACTGAAGAGGCTGTGAAATAATCGGCATTCCTTATGCTGTTCTAAAATTATACACTAATTCACTAGTTGATGTCCACACAACACATTGTACCATGGTTTATATGTTTGTTGCATTACCAAAATTTATGGTTATGTATCTCTCGGATCAAAGGGGAATAGAAGATTGGTGTTCAAGATTTGACCTCCCACATAATAGTTTTGATAGCATCAAGAATCCCTGTTTAATTCCAGTTTTCTTTTAGAAAAAGTCATTCAAAATAAATAGTCAGATGCTAGATAGATTTGTTTACAGAAAATTGAACcaatgttcttttgtttcttgaaTTTCCATTTCCtagtattatttatattaacttttttttttttgtttttcaggaAGATAAACAATATTCTgtataacaaataaatttaattatacaATGGTGTCAAAGAAACTTGCATGATTTTTTTATTTGCTTTCcaaattttaaattcattttatgGAAAATGTAAACTGAAAATAGAAATCTTGAAATGGTTTCCATGAACCAAATGCATCCTTAAACATCTTAATGGATTATCACTGAAAAATGAATAAGTATGCCTACTGGTAAATTTATATTTCATTGGCCCACTTTTTCCATTTATGTCATTTGTATAGTTCCCGACGCAATATCTTGAGCATTGGACTATTATTGTTCTTCGAGGCCAATTTCAAATTTCTGTCAGACCATTGCTGTATGGTACCACACCACAACaagattaaaatataataaaaaaatggtTTAATTGTATAAAAAAATTGAAGTTGGGAGAAAATAAATTCCAAGCAGTATGTCAATTGTGTTGTATGGAATACCATACAGCACAACCCACCTACTAGAAATTTCGAGGTATATGAACTAATCCCTTGTCGATTTGTTAAATAGCAATTGAGTTGTAGAGATTCAGTTTACTAAACCATGTACTTGATCCAAGGTTTGGAATTTCATTCGTTACAGCTTGGTATATTCGGAATTCACTTGTCTGGGAGATTGCTAGTAGGTGGACCGCCACTCTTGCTCAGTTCACTAGTAAAAAATTGTACTGGATGTATGCATTCTTGGTAGGTATAGCATCTTGTCGGATAGCATATGTTCTATACTGAGCATCACCTGACATTGGTCAATTGACCTTGTGCTTCAATGGACACAACtgtgagaggaagaagagaatttGGCTGAGTAGTGGTCAGGTTACCATGGATAAGAATTGGATGCTTATTTCTCGTGCATTTTGGACTTGAGGCCTTCCATCCTGAGAATGTTTTTTCTATGTGATAAAAATATGATTTGGCAAGTCATGAATAGGTCTCACTTCTGGATGATTCACTGGatgataaatccaaaatataacCAA includes these proteins:
- the LOC122016515 gene encoding uncharacterized protein LOC122016515, translated to MDPIILESPAPVESLACGPLTVTNFQTMLEESIERFLIEVTKESYDFSAFRPIFFRLIQSSVDPPLEVIWFYSALGYHEAIRSKRDVFDRIFAVRDLLQLLSACSASCNGPKSVALLAPVVSELYYFVREEKKLSGKVAKKLRKEIDSLAEAVISYVSICSGRSSNGQELSDGYLLPCFMDIVRVWTLQHCEKGDDLNVLFPCLSDEICAFFKQEKCGIGYLAGAVAAETFFLNLALKVQVDGLPRPDLQKELTIWSVSSISVFQNCVFFDILLRLLLKPPLPVITILSSKDESLIRNVLYDSVILVDYSFINPGFKVENFNDSLMNLIMRRLIVTHEAIRSVRGKRDYNKAISYTNAFTTSCVPNALVKWATHQIRLDEHNRPSANTPQGLLKWFVVLEERGLKLFEDDILELCNKVMFEESHDDDATKFNSGTNTADDDLFFFDNKGRVENEAMKDDDMGTAEVAFLTAAHSMKTDVSKKRRKQREHANEESGSQLKFLKYNIDDDSVKDYFNSGSEVENPPSADEMEE